The following is a genomic window from Bordetella petrii.
GTCGCCATCTCGTCTTCGGGGGTGGCGCCGGTGCTGGCGCGTCGGCTGCGCGAAAAAGTGGAGTCGCTGTTCGATCATTCGCTGGGCGCGCTGGCCGCCCTGGCCGCGCGCCACCGGCCGCGCATCCGCGAACGCCGACCCGACCTGAAACAACGCCGCAAGTTCTACGACTGGCTGCTCGACGGCCCCGTGGCCGCCCTGCTGCGCCAGCAACGGCCCGAAGAAGCCGAACGCCTGCTGGAAACCGCCTTGCAGGCGCCGCAAGACGATGGCGCCGGCAGCGTGGTGCTGGTGGGCGCGGGCCCCGGCGACCCGGGCCTGCTGACACTGAAGGCACTGCGGGCGCTGAACGAGGCCGATGTCATTTTGTACGACCGGCTGGTCAGCCCGGCGGTGCTGGCGCTGGCGCGGCGCGACGCCGACCGCGTGGCGGTAGGCAAGCGCCCCGGCGAAGACCACGACGCCACCCAGGCGCGCATCCATGCGCTGCTGGTCGAGCATGCGCGCGCCGGCCGCCGCGTGGTGCGCCTGAAAGGCGGCGACGCCTTCATCTTCGGGCGCGGCGGCGAAGAACTGGAATACCTGCGCGCCCATGGCGTGCGCTATGAAGTGGTGCCCGGCATCACGGCGGCACTGGCCTGCGCGGCCTACGCCGGCATTCCGCTGACGCACCGCGACCACGCGCAGTCGGTCCGCCTGGTCACCGCGCACTGCCGCGAAGACGAAGACACGCTCGACTGGGCCGGCCTGGCCCGCGAGCACCAGACGCTGGCCTTCTATATGGGCGTAGGGCAGTTGGAAACCCTGTCGGCGCGGTTGATCGCCCATGGCCGTTCGGGCGCCACGCCGTTTGCCCTGATCGAGAACGGCAGCCGGCCCGAACAGCGGGTGGTCAGCGGGCGCCTGGCCGACCTGGCCGCCGTGGCGCGCAGCCATGGCGTGCGCGCCCCGGCGCTGCTGATCGTGGGCGAGGTGGCCGGGCTGGCGCGCGAACTGCACTGGTTCGGCGCGCACCTGGAAGGCCAGCGCCCCGCCCCCGCCGCCCTGGCCGCCTGACCCACGAGCGGCCGGCCCGGCCGTTATTCGGCCTTTTGCTTGGTGCCGAAGATGCGGTCGCCGGCGTCGCCCAGGCCCGGCATGATGTAGCCGTTCTCGTTCAGGCCGTCGTCAATGGACGCCGTGTAGATATGCACGTCGGGATGCCGGTCGAGCACGGCCTTGATGCCCACCGGCGCGGCCACCAGCACCAGCGCGCGGATCTCGCGGCAGCCGGCGCGC
Proteins encoded in this region:
- the cysG gene encoding siroheme synthase CysG, which gives rise to MKLFPLFADLQGRRVLVVGGGEIAARKVQLLLEASADVRVGAPALTPELALLAAQGRIHALQGEFRPDWLDDAWLVVAATDDRAVNAAVSQAAQARRIFSNVVDDAELSSFQVPSIVDRSPLVVAISSSGVAPVLARRLREKVESLFDHSLGALAALAARHRPRIRERRPDLKQRRKFYDWLLDGPVAALLRQQRPEEAERLLETALQAPQDDGAGSVVLVGAGPGDPGLLTLKALRALNEADVILYDRLVSPAVLALARRDADRVAVGKRPGEDHDATQARIHALLVEHARAGRRVVRLKGGDAFIFGRGGEELEYLRAHGVRYEVVPGITAALACAAYAGIPLTHRDHAQSVRLVTAHCREDEDTLDWAGLAREHQTLAFYMGVGQLETLSARLIAHGRSGATPFALIENGSRPEQRVVSGRLADLAAVARSHGVRAPALLIVGEVAGLARELHWFGAHLEGQRPAPAALAA